Proteins from a genomic interval of Corvus moneduloides isolate bCorMon1 chromosome 6, bCorMon1.pri, whole genome shotgun sequence:
- the LOC116445946 gene encoding myb-related transcription factor, partner of profilin-like translates to MWLDAGDCFALISFYPIMLCGMFNPRNMAERKRKPKFSKEELDILVTEVTRNEAMLFGRETMRLSHADRDKIWEGIARQITSVSQVPRSVKDIKHRWDDMKRRTKDKLAFMQRSLSSPGSAGRPSAIVLTARERAIESALHSSHQRHGFRRADLDVVDSLSTTSDEDEEMPGTSKEHHFASLQRAGAGVSQFSGPSFLHTSSSSEPLEAASQRQELHCPSPRTTSACRPPHPRTRSPPLSSFDRQLLHSHAQQTDLFRQFCQELVAIHRDMADSMHAVSQSVADLTSQVGQMCQTLAEIRDGVQAFHRIQDPSVMPGSCLQAACSEQPPEPSAESNQNSLKQMTPARATRSRKRKHTF, encoded by the exons ATGTGGTTGGATGCAGGGGACTGCTTTGCGCTGATTTCCTTTTACCCAATTATGCTTTGTGGGATGTTCAACCCAAGGAACATGGCTGAACGAAAGAGGAAGCCCAAGTTTTCCAAGGAAGAACTGGACATTCTGGTCACCGAGGTGACCCGAAATGAAGCCATGCTGTTTGGGAGGGAGACAATGCGTCTATCCCACGCTGACAGGGACAAGATCTGGGAAGGCATAGCCAGGCAGATCACATCAGTCAGCCAGGTCCCCAGGTCTGTGAAAGACATTAAACACAGATGGGACGACATGAAGAGAAGGACCAAGGACAAACTGGCATTCATGCAgaggtccctctccagccccggCAGCGCGGGGCGGCCCTCGGCCATCGTCCTGACCGCCCGTGAGAGAGCCATCGAGTCGGCACTGCATTCATCGCACCAGAGGCACGGCTTCCGGAGAGCGGATCTGGACGTGGTTGACAGCCTGTCAACGACCT CTGATGAAGATGAAGAGATGCCAGGCACTTCTAAGGAACACCACTTCGCTTCGCTGCAGAGGGCTGGTGCAGGTGTCAGTCAGTTCTCCGGGCCCTCCTTCCTCCACACTTCTTCCTCATCAGAGCCCTTGGAAGCTGCCAGCCAAAGGCAGGAACTGCACTGTCCATCCCCACGCACCACCTCGGCCTGCAGACCCCCGCATCCCCGCACCAGGAGCCCGCCCCTCTCCAGCTTCGATCGCCAGCTTCTCCATTCCCACGCACAGCAAACAGACCTGTTCAGGCAGTtctgccaggagctggtggCCATTCACAGGGACATGGCAGATAGCATGCATGCTGTCAGTCAGAGCGTGGCTGACCTCACCAGCCAGGTTGGCCAGATGTGTCAGACGCTGGCAGAAATACGTGATGGGGTCCAGGCTTTCCATAGGATACAGGATCCTAGTGTCATGCCAGGGTCCTGTCTGCAAGCAGCTTGCTCTGAACAGCCCCCTGAGCCCAGTGCAGAGTCCAACCAAAACTCTCTAAAACAGATGACTCCTGCACGGGCCACCAGGTCAcgaaaaagaaaacatactttTTAG